The following proteins come from a genomic window of Ammospiza nelsoni isolate bAmmNel1 chromosome 6, bAmmNel1.pri, whole genome shotgun sequence:
- the GNPNAT1 gene encoding glucosamine 6-phosphate N-acetyltransferase, which produces MMPVATVMPDDTPMFDPRILQELDWSENTTTFSPAISPLDPGDGLVLRPLCTADVNRGFFKVLGQLTETGVVSPEQFIKTFEHMKRSGDYYVTVVEDTNLGQIVATATLVIEHKFTHSCAKRGRIEDVVVSGECRGKQLGKLLTSTLTLLSKRLNCYKITLECLPKNVDFYKKFGYLVSDENYMFQRFFN; this is translated from the exons ATGATGCCCGTGGCCACCGTCATGCCCGATGACACGCCCATGTTCGACCCCAGGATCCTGCAGGAACTGGACTGGAGTGAGAACACCACCACCTTTTCTCCTGCTATTTCTCCACTGGATCCAGGGGATGGGCTGGTCCTGAGGCCACTTTGCACAGCTGATGTAAATCGAG GCTTTTTTAAGGTTCTGGGTCAGCTGACAGAAACAGGAGTGGTGAGCCCGGAGCAGTTCATCA AAACCTTTGAGCACATGAAGAGGTCTGGGGATTACTACGTGACCGTGGTGGAGGACACCAACCTGGGCCAGATTGTTGCCACAGCAACGCTGGTTATAGAGCATAAATTCACCCACTCCTGTGCCAAG AGAGGCAGGATAGAGGATGTGGTGGTCAGCGGGGAGTGCAGGGGGAAGCAGCTCGGAAAACT ATTAACGTCCACCCTCACCTTGCTAAGTAAGAGACTGAACTGTTACAAAATCACTTTGGAGTGTCTGCCCAAAAATGTGGATTTCTACAAGAAGTTTGGCTACTTGGTATCTGATGAGAACTACATGTTTCAACGGTTCTTTAATTAA